From the Echeneis naucrates chromosome 7, fEcheNa1.1, whole genome shotgun sequence genome, the window TGATCCCAACAAGGAGGCCTTCAAGTGTGAGGAATGTGGTAAGCACTACAACACCAAGCTGGGATATAAGCGCCATGTGGCCATGCACTCTGCCACGGCAGGGGATCTCACCTGTAAAGTGTGCATGCAGAGCTATGAGAGCACACCTGTCCTCTTGGAGCACCTCAAGAGTCACTCTGGGAAGTCTTCAGGTGGCACCAAGGAGAAAAAGCACCCGTGTGACCATTGTGACCGTCGTTTCTACACACGGAAGGATGTGCGACGACATATGGTTGTTCACACGGGCCGAAAGGACTTCTTGTGCCAGTACTGCGCACAGCGCTTTGGCAGAAAGGACCATCTAACACGCCACGTAAAGAAGAGCCActcacaggagctgctgaagatcaAGGCGGAGCCTCCAGATATGTTAGGTCTCTTAGCCTCCAGATCGCCACCTTGTTCTGTGAAGGAGGAACTCAGCCCCATGATGTGCGGCATGGCTCCCAACAAAGACCCCATGATGGGCAAACCATTCCCCAGTGGTGCCCCTTTTCCAATGGGCATGTACAACCCCCACCATCTCCAGGCAATGTCTAATACTGGGGTGGGTCACCCACACCCGTCCCTGATGCCCAGTTCTCTGTCTGCCGCTATGGGCATGGGATGTCACATGGAATCACCTGGATCTCTTCACCCACACtcccatcaccatcaccatcatcaccaccatcaccaccatcaccattcCCCTCCACTGCCCCCTCACCACCAGCCTCCTGCtccccagcagcagcaccagcccCAGCCAGCCCCCAAATACCAGCTGGGATCTACCTCATACCTGCTGGACAAGCCTTTGAAAGTGGAGATGGAGAGCTTCCTCATGGATCTGCAGAGTGGCTTGCCTGGCCCAGTCCCCTCTGCAGAGCCCCACGCTGCTGCCTCCCCCCCCAAGGACGGACTGGAGCCCACCTCGGGGCTGACAGATGATCTTTGTGGGGATCCCCTCCTGTCCAAGAGCCCTGCGGTGATCGCTGAGTCTCTGTGTGCTGCTAACATGGACTTCTCCCATCTACTAGGGTTCCTGCCCCTCAACCTGCCCTCCTACAGTGCCCCCATGAGCACAGGAGGGCTGGTTATGGGCTACACCTCATCCAcaacctcttcctcttcttcttcctcttcttcctcatctctgCACGCTGCCGAGCCTCACGCTGCAGCAGTCGCtgcggcagcagctgctgtcgcCACGACACCTCTTACCTCTTTGCAACCGCAACCTCAggagcagcagagctccagtGGGGGTCTGGGGCTCGGATCCCTGCACCCGCTCCCCCCAGTGTTCAGCTCGAGCCTTAGTACTACCACACTGCCTCGCTTCCATCAGGCCTTCCAGTGACAGGGCTGGCCCTGGGTTCAGGCCTGCCCAGACAAGATGGCCGCGACACCAGCATCAGCTCAGCATGGATGTTTCAGGCTCTGGGTTGTTAGAGAGCTTGATCAAAGAAGTTAGCGAATTAGGATAAATAAACACTTAGAAGCCTTAAATGAAAGCGCACAATAGCTTTTGATTGAGCCGTAAAAGGAATTTAAAGCCCCTTTGagctaaaaaggaaaagatgagaaaagaagTTGAAGCAGCTTTTATTTGGACTTTTTGCCTATCCTATAGTTATAACAATGTATTAACCCTTTTGTTAAATTTCCATTTAATTCCCTTTTATTCCCGTTCCATCCCCTATTTAGTAGTCTAGAGGGCAGAATCAGTAGGCCAAAAGGCATGGTACTGCATACTTTCTAATGTaataacttaaaaaagaaaaaaataatttttagtgAAATTGTCTGTCTTGTTGTGACCcagaaaaaaatatagtttgaagtggcagttttttttactaatttttttttcttttccaaatggAAGAACATGGTAGAATATGTCTCATCTTGAGTTGTGAACAACCCTTTATAGTAACCTGAATTTTgtctggagaggagagagatccTTAAATCTAATGTCCTCCTCTTAAACAGCAAGGCGAGAGCTACGAAAGAAACCCTGCCTTAAAAAAAGTGCTcttcaaatctgaaaaaaagtccctattattttgttttaacaatAACTGGTTTGCTCCTAGAGTAAGGTCAGTTTTaacaaaaataggaaaatagctcactaataaataaataataaaaaacaaatacctataaataaaaacagagaccTATGGTACCTCTGTTTGCTGCCAAACGTAATTACCAGTCATGCACATGGCCACACgttatttttaaagaaacaaaagaaatgtgaaagtgCTTGAGTTGGTGAAAAATTATGTAATACCATGCTGGCTGTTTTTGTCTTCCCACTTTTCCTCAAGAGAAGCACTTTTTTTGTAGCAGAAGGCACTTCACCTATAGGaatctccttcctccttccatGTGACTTTTAGAGGCTGTCACTGCCTGAAACAGAAAGAACcacttgatttctttttgtggAGAGTCTCCTATTCCTTCTCACAGTTAATCTTTAAAAGCTCCCATGAAGTTCCATGACAACGTACAGCAGCCGTTAACCAGACTGCCCAACATAGGCTCTATTTTTGGAATATAATCCAGACGCAACTTTACGTATCATCATGGTAAAGGTGAACCCTGAcatgtgaaagacaaaaaaacaagcaaacaaaaacaaaaaaaaaaaaacaaaaaaaaaacaagagttacagtgacagatgagaaaaatgtgttcaaGAATGTTATTGCAGTGTACGAAATATCTCAAAAAAGAATATTATAATTGCTTTTATCTCAGTAAAATGTATCTAGGTAGATGTATTAAAACTAAGTGGTGATGTTTTTGATGTCTTGCAggtttacatttgtgtgtatcttgcattttttttttatcaaacaaatGGATGAAGTATTAGCTTTTTCCCTTAAGCTTTCTGTGTCATATCCAATCTCTACCTTTATATGTACTTGAGTTAGTGTAGTAGAATCAGAACTGTGGAGGGGAAATATCTATAGAAGGCTGTTAATGGCCTAATAATCATGTAGGATTTGAACTAGATAGATTGTGTCATAGGGATGCTGACATGGATGGCCAATTGATGGGGTATGTACAGTGACCCCTGCAGTGAAACCCCAGCCGATACGTTGGAGTTTCAAGCCTTTCTAACCGTTCACCAACAGCCTATAAAAACCTGAGCCCAAAGTTAACCTAAGCCTCAAAGTGAAATAGGTGCTTTTTATCTAATGTTCTGTCTGTGGCATGACCAGCGTACTCAAAACTTTGCATGGGGCTGAGCTCCTGCATTGCGCATCTGCAATAGTTTTTATCTGTTCATCTACACCTTTAGCACAACGTTGTGCCACAAGTGAGCACAGCCCGCCGTGAAATGTTGCGTAGACACAaacaaagataagaaaaaaaacaggaaaaacacagcacaagAAAAAcgaaaaataaaatccacattGCTGCTTTTAGCTACGGTTGCTGATGGATGTCAACTGTAGACCACTagaacatttcattattttctttttctttttttttttttttttttgtttttgcaagtTGGACAGTGAGctgaaaacatgcacaaacagaacCAACAAAGTGTTCATCACCCCCCAACCCCATCCACCTGACTCACCTGtactccccctctccctcctctatCAGCTGCTTTTGTAGAGTCAAAGTAAAAGGGTCTGAAAATATGACGATACCTGGAAGAATGCAGTCTTTGAATTCCCGGGCTTTGACATTCAAAGCGCAGGGGGACGTGACTGACTGCATGGCTTGGGGGTGTCATTTCTTGtcatatatttgttttgtttgttgtcatatgatatattattttttttctgtttgtattaaACAGGACCTCtataaacaacacaacacatcacctcatttttatttgttttatttttcttaccaAAACCTGGGGAGAAGAAACTACATTTTTGCACAATTGcttatttcaaaatgtaaaccaatttttttaaaatacactgtTGGCTATAAATCTCCCGATGACAAGCAGCTcttggtctctgtgtgtaataCAGGTGAAGGGAGGAGCAGTTGAAAGTTCTGATTCAGCAATCACTGAAAAGATTTCCTACAGTCTGACTGTTTAATCACAACTTCATAGCTAAAATCATAGATATTATATTCTGAGTTCTGAACTAAATCCAAACCTATTTTACATGTATTATACTCCCCCCTCGAAGGTCATTATTATGATGATGACTGTTGTAAAATGATCAAACTTTTCATTGATCCTAAAGAAATTAGCTTTTGGCACCTTTCtgacatatgaaaaaaaaaaaaaagaaattaaaatttgatttttattttaaacttaaGAAAGTAGTTTTTAGGAAAAATCCTCTTGGCTTGAGCCAGATTTGTAGCAATCAAATTgagcatttatattttt encodes:
- the plagl2 gene encoding zinc finger protein PLAGL2, whose amino-acid sequence is MAAAAADASHRITALTTEEEGRRTAAKLFGSTPPLPRAERERERERGKEREKEEEGGELGRASRNECLVCGALFASQEKLRVHALSHTGEKPFHCSQPHCPKAFSSKYKLFRHMATHSPQKTHQCSFCEKMFHRKDHLKNHLQTHDPNKEAFKCEECGKHYNTKLGYKRHVAMHSATAGDLTCKVCMQSYESTPVLLEHLKSHSGKSSGGTKEKKHPCDHCDRRFYTRKDVRRHMVVHTGRKDFLCQYCAQRFGRKDHLTRHVKKSHSQELLKIKAEPPDMLGLLASRSPPCSVKEELSPMMCGMAPNKDPMMGKPFPSGAPFPMGMYNPHHLQAMSNTGVGHPHPSLMPSSLSAAMGMGCHMESPGSLHPHSHHHHHHHHHHHHHHSPPLPPHHQPPAPQQQHQPQPAPKYQLGSTSYLLDKPLKVEMESFLMDLQSGLPGPVPSAEPHAAASPPKDGLEPTSGLTDDLCGDPLLSKSPAVIAESLCAANMDFSHLLGFLPLNLPSYSAPMSTGGLVMGYTSSTTSSSSSSSSSSSLHAAEPHAAAVAAAAAAVATTPLTSLQPQPQEQQSSSGGLGLGSLHPLPPVFSSSLSTTTLPRFHQAFQ